A single region of the Nomia melanderi isolate GNS246 chromosome 12, iyNomMela1, whole genome shotgun sequence genome encodes:
- the capt gene encoding adenylyl cyclase-associated protein 1 isoform X3 has translation MLASSVPRWLSEEDDGEHDSEECSGMQEPPATPVARDELALRRHRFFSDLLHAAQNATEHRVRFDPLGPMVHAGCDSSDKEDHLEELVNRLENVTKRLEKVRGHSVAETQDTAVQTSTPSPRRSKPVENGTSVQSASPVQLPHKSVSDKTVSMSVSGYEDLLAGPVREYLQLSDKIGGDVAVHSKLVEKAFQIQLAFIQTAASRPAPTNQSEQIALLAPTSTQIQQIQDFREKNRGSQFFNHLSAISESIPALGWVAVSPTPAPYVKEMNDAGQFYSNRVLKDWKEKDKVHAEWCKAWVQTLSDLQQYVRQHHTTGLVWAKTGSAPAGIPPPPPPCMPIGDVAPINIADDRSALFAEINQGEAITKNLKKVTSEMQTHKNPSLRTGPAPFKAPIVDNAIPSKTVPPASAPIDKPPVFTKDGKKWLIEYHKGNKDLLVENVEMNNVIYMFRCQDCTLVIKGKVNSIVMDSCRKSSIVFDSVVSSIEFVNCQSAQMQVLGKVPTISIDKTDGCQMYLSSESMDVELISSKSSEMNVMVPKGNGDYAEYPVPEQFKTTVSPKGLNTIAVDSLG, from the exons CGTCTTCAGTTCCTCGCTGGCTGTCGGAAGAAGACGATGGCGAACATGATTCGGAAGAGTGCAGCGGAATGCAAGAACCGCCCGCGACGCCGGTCGCCCGCGATGAGCTAGCCTTAAGGCGTCACAGATTCTTCTCCGATTTGTTGCACGCCGCGCAAAACGCGACGGAGCACAGAGTGAGGTTCGACCCCCTAGGACCGATGGTGCACGCTG gTTGCGACTCCAGCGATAAAGAAGATCACTTAGAAGAATTAGTTAATCGATTGGAAAACGTTACCAAACGATTAGAAAAAGTGCGAGGACATTCTGTAGCTGAAACTCAAGACACTGCTGTCCAAACAAGTACACCATCACCAAGGAGGTCTAAGCCAGTTGAAAACGGTACATCAGTACAGTCTGCCTCACCTGTTCAGTTACCTCATAAATCAGTATCAGATAAAACTGTAAGCATGTCAGTCTCAGGCTATGAAGATTTATTGGCTGGACCCGTAAGAGAATATTTGCAATTAAGTGATAAAATTGGTGGCGATGTAGCCGTCCATAGTAAGCTTGTAGAAAAGGCATTTCA AATTCAACTTGCATTTATTCAAACTGCAGCAAGTCGGCCAGCTCCAACGAATCAGTCAGAACAGATTGCTCTACTTGCACCCACCTCTACACAAATTCAACAAATTCAAGATTTTCGAGAGAAAAATAGAGGGTCTcaattctttaatcatttatcaGCAATTAGTGAAAGTATTCCAGCTTTGGGATGGGTTGCTGTATCACCTACACCAGCACCTtatgtaaaagaaatgaatgatgcaggacaattttattctaatcgTGTCTTGAAAGATTGGAAAGAAAA AGATAAAGTGCACGCAGAATGGTGCAAGGCTTGGGTACAAACACTAAGTGATCTTCAACAATATGTACGTCAACATCACACAACAGGATTGGTCTGGGCAAAAACTGGCTCTGCACCGGCAGGCATACCACCACCTCCACCACCATGCATGCCTATTGGAGATGTGGCACCCATCAATATTGCTGATGATAGAAGTGCTCTTTTCGCAGAAATTAATCAAGGCGAAGCTATTACGAAAA ATTTAAAGAAAGTAACTTCTGAAATGCAGACACATAAAAACCCTTCACTAAGAACTGGTCCAGCACCATTTAAAGCGCCAATAGTCGATAATGCTATACCGTCGAAAACAGTACCACCTGCAAGTGCACCAATTGACAAACCACCAGTATTTACTAAAGATGGAAAGAAATGGCTTATA GAATACCACAAAGGAAATAAAGATTTGCTCGTTGAAAATGTAGAGATGAATAACGTCATCTATATGTTCCGTTGTCAAGATTGTACCTTAGTTATTAAAGGCAAAGTAAATTCCATTGTGATGGATTCATGTCGCAAATCATCTATTGTTTTTGACTCAGTTGTATCGAGTATCGAATTTGTCAACTGCCAAAGTGCCCAAATGCAg GTACTAGGAAAGGTACCCACCATCTCCATCGACAAGACCGATGGTTGCCAGATGTATTTGAGCTCGGAGTCGATGGACGTCGAATTAATCAGCAGCAAGTCCAGTGAGATGAATGTTATGGTGCCGAAAGGGAACGGAGATTAC GCTGAGTATCCTGTACCAGAGCAATTCAAGACCACGGTCAGTCCGAAGGGTCTCAACACGATCGCAGTCGACTCACTGGGCTAA
- the capt gene encoding adenylyl cyclase-associated protein 1 isoform X4 has product MSEVRKVIEDDSRMVPGAYKKVLNMWKNRCDSSDKEDHLEELVNRLENVTKRLEKVRGHSVAETQDTAVQTSTPSPRRSKPVENGTSVQSASPVQLPHKSVSDKTVSMSVSGYEDLLAGPVREYLQLSDKIGGDVAVHSKLVEKAFQIQLAFIQTAASRPAPTNQSEQIALLAPTSTQIQQIQDFREKNRGSQFFNHLSAISESIPALGWVAVSPTPAPYVKEMNDAGQFYSNRVLKDWKEKDKVHAEWCKAWVQTLSDLQQYVRQHHTTGLVWAKTGSAPAGIPPPPPPCMPIGDVAPINIADDRSALFAEINQGEAITKNLKKVTSEMQTHKNPSLRTGPAPFKAPIVDNAIPSKTVPPASAPIDKPPVFTKDGKKWLIEYHKGNKDLLVENVEMNNVIYMFRCQDCTLVIKGKVNSIVMDSCRKSSIVFDSVVSSIEFVNCQSAQMQVLGKVPTISIDKTDGCQMYLSSESMDVELISSKSSEMNVMVPKGNGDYAEYPVPEQFKTTVSPKGLNTIAVDSLG; this is encoded by the exons gTTGCGACTCCAGCGATAAAGAAGATCACTTAGAAGAATTAGTTAATCGATTGGAAAACGTTACCAAACGATTAGAAAAAGTGCGAGGACATTCTGTAGCTGAAACTCAAGACACTGCTGTCCAAACAAGTACACCATCACCAAGGAGGTCTAAGCCAGTTGAAAACGGTACATCAGTACAGTCTGCCTCACCTGTTCAGTTACCTCATAAATCAGTATCAGATAAAACTGTAAGCATGTCAGTCTCAGGCTATGAAGATTTATTGGCTGGACCCGTAAGAGAATATTTGCAATTAAGTGATAAAATTGGTGGCGATGTAGCCGTCCATAGTAAGCTTGTAGAAAAGGCATTTCA AATTCAACTTGCATTTATTCAAACTGCAGCAAGTCGGCCAGCTCCAACGAATCAGTCAGAACAGATTGCTCTACTTGCACCCACCTCTACACAAATTCAACAAATTCAAGATTTTCGAGAGAAAAATAGAGGGTCTcaattctttaatcatttatcaGCAATTAGTGAAAGTATTCCAGCTTTGGGATGGGTTGCTGTATCACCTACACCAGCACCTtatgtaaaagaaatgaatgatgcaggacaattttattctaatcgTGTCTTGAAAGATTGGAAAGAAAA AGATAAAGTGCACGCAGAATGGTGCAAGGCTTGGGTACAAACACTAAGTGATCTTCAACAATATGTACGTCAACATCACACAACAGGATTGGTCTGGGCAAAAACTGGCTCTGCACCGGCAGGCATACCACCACCTCCACCACCATGCATGCCTATTGGAGATGTGGCACCCATCAATATTGCTGATGATAGAAGTGCTCTTTTCGCAGAAATTAATCAAGGCGAAGCTATTACGAAAA ATTTAAAGAAAGTAACTTCTGAAATGCAGACACATAAAAACCCTTCACTAAGAACTGGTCCAGCACCATTTAAAGCGCCAATAGTCGATAATGCTATACCGTCGAAAACAGTACCACCTGCAAGTGCACCAATTGACAAACCACCAGTATTTACTAAAGATGGAAAGAAATGGCTTATA GAATACCACAAAGGAAATAAAGATTTGCTCGTTGAAAATGTAGAGATGAATAACGTCATCTATATGTTCCGTTGTCAAGATTGTACCTTAGTTATTAAAGGCAAAGTAAATTCCATTGTGATGGATTCATGTCGCAAATCATCTATTGTTTTTGACTCAGTTGTATCGAGTATCGAATTTGTCAACTGCCAAAGTGCCCAAATGCAg GTACTAGGAAAGGTACCCACCATCTCCATCGACAAGACCGATGGTTGCCAGATGTATTTGAGCTCGGAGTCGATGGACGTCGAATTAATCAGCAGCAAGTCCAGTGAGATGAATGTTATGGTGCCGAAAGGGAACGGAGATTAC GCTGAGTATCCTGTACCAGAGCAATTCAAGACCACGGTCAGTCCGAAGGGTCTCAACACGATCGCAGTCGACTCACTGGGCTAA
- the capt gene encoding adenylyl cyclase-associated protein 1 isoform X5 codes for MLHRCSVIYSLMFVVLIYVLPSETIPARCDSSDKEDHLEELVNRLENVTKRLEKVRGHSVAETQDTAVQTSTPSPRRSKPVENGTSVQSASPVQLPHKSVSDKTVSMSVSGYEDLLAGPVREYLQLSDKIGGDVAVHSKLVEKAFQIQLAFIQTAASRPAPTNQSEQIALLAPTSTQIQQIQDFREKNRGSQFFNHLSAISESIPALGWVAVSPTPAPYVKEMNDAGQFYSNRVLKDWKEKDKVHAEWCKAWVQTLSDLQQYVRQHHTTGLVWAKTGSAPAGIPPPPPPCMPIGDVAPINIADDRSALFAEINQGEAITKNLKKVTSEMQTHKNPSLRTGPAPFKAPIVDNAIPSKTVPPASAPIDKPPVFTKDGKKWLIEYHKGNKDLLVENVEMNNVIYMFRCQDCTLVIKGKVNSIVMDSCRKSSIVFDSVVSSIEFVNCQSAQMQVLGKVPTISIDKTDGCQMYLSSESMDVELISSKSSEMNVMVPKGNGDYAEYPVPEQFKTTVSPKGLNTIAVDSLG; via the exons gTTGCGACTCCAGCGATAAAGAAGATCACTTAGAAGAATTAGTTAATCGATTGGAAAACGTTACCAAACGATTAGAAAAAGTGCGAGGACATTCTGTAGCTGAAACTCAAGACACTGCTGTCCAAACAAGTACACCATCACCAAGGAGGTCTAAGCCAGTTGAAAACGGTACATCAGTACAGTCTGCCTCACCTGTTCAGTTACCTCATAAATCAGTATCAGATAAAACTGTAAGCATGTCAGTCTCAGGCTATGAAGATTTATTGGCTGGACCCGTAAGAGAATATTTGCAATTAAGTGATAAAATTGGTGGCGATGTAGCCGTCCATAGTAAGCTTGTAGAAAAGGCATTTCA AATTCAACTTGCATTTATTCAAACTGCAGCAAGTCGGCCAGCTCCAACGAATCAGTCAGAACAGATTGCTCTACTTGCACCCACCTCTACACAAATTCAACAAATTCAAGATTTTCGAGAGAAAAATAGAGGGTCTcaattctttaatcatttatcaGCAATTAGTGAAAGTATTCCAGCTTTGGGATGGGTTGCTGTATCACCTACACCAGCACCTtatgtaaaagaaatgaatgatgcaggacaattttattctaatcgTGTCTTGAAAGATTGGAAAGAAAA AGATAAAGTGCACGCAGAATGGTGCAAGGCTTGGGTACAAACACTAAGTGATCTTCAACAATATGTACGTCAACATCACACAACAGGATTGGTCTGGGCAAAAACTGGCTCTGCACCGGCAGGCATACCACCACCTCCACCACCATGCATGCCTATTGGAGATGTGGCACCCATCAATATTGCTGATGATAGAAGTGCTCTTTTCGCAGAAATTAATCAAGGCGAAGCTATTACGAAAA ATTTAAAGAAAGTAACTTCTGAAATGCAGACACATAAAAACCCTTCACTAAGAACTGGTCCAGCACCATTTAAAGCGCCAATAGTCGATAATGCTATACCGTCGAAAACAGTACCACCTGCAAGTGCACCAATTGACAAACCACCAGTATTTACTAAAGATGGAAAGAAATGGCTTATA GAATACCACAAAGGAAATAAAGATTTGCTCGTTGAAAATGTAGAGATGAATAACGTCATCTATATGTTCCGTTGTCAAGATTGTACCTTAGTTATTAAAGGCAAAGTAAATTCCATTGTGATGGATTCATGTCGCAAATCATCTATTGTTTTTGACTCAGTTGTATCGAGTATCGAATTTGTCAACTGCCAAAGTGCCCAAATGCAg GTACTAGGAAAGGTACCCACCATCTCCATCGACAAGACCGATGGTTGCCAGATGTATTTGAGCTCGGAGTCGATGGACGTCGAATTAATCAGCAGCAAGTCCAGTGAGATGAATGTTATGGTGCCGAAAGGGAACGGAGATTAC GCTGAGTATCCTGTACCAGAGCAATTCAAGACCACGGTCAGTCCGAAGGGTCTCAACACGATCGCAGTCGACTCACTGGGCTAA
- the capt gene encoding adenylyl cyclase-associated protein 1 isoform X6, with protein sequence MSVSGYEDLLAGPVREYLQLSDKIGGDVAVHSKLVEKAFQIQLAFIQTAASRPAPTNQSEQIALLAPTSTQIQQIQDFREKNRGSQFFNHLSAISESIPALGWVAVSPTPAPYVKEMNDAGQFYSNRVLKDWKEKDKVHAEWCKAWVQTLSDLQQYVRQHHTTGLVWAKTGSAPAGIPPPPPPCMPIGDVAPINIADDRSALFAEINQGEAITKNLKKVTSEMQTHKNPSLRTGPAPFKAPIVDNAIPSKTVPPASAPIDKPPVFTKDGKKWLIEYHKGNKDLLVENVEMNNVIYMFRCQDCTLVIKGKVNSIVMDSCRKSSIVFDSVVSSIEFVNCQSAQMQVLGKVPTISIDKTDGCQMYLSSESMDVELISSKSSEMNVMVPKGNGDYAEYPVPEQFKTTVSPKGLNTIAVDSLG encoded by the exons ATGTCAGTCTCAGGCTATGAAGATTTATTGGCTGGACCCGTAAGAGAATATTTGCAATTAAGTGATAAAATTGGTGGCGATGTAGCCGTCCATAGTAAGCTTGTAGAAAAGGCATTTCA AATTCAACTTGCATTTATTCAAACTGCAGCAAGTCGGCCAGCTCCAACGAATCAGTCAGAACAGATTGCTCTACTTGCACCCACCTCTACACAAATTCAACAAATTCAAGATTTTCGAGAGAAAAATAGAGGGTCTcaattctttaatcatttatcaGCAATTAGTGAAAGTATTCCAGCTTTGGGATGGGTTGCTGTATCACCTACACCAGCACCTtatgtaaaagaaatgaatgatgcaggacaattttattctaatcgTGTCTTGAAAGATTGGAAAGAAAA AGATAAAGTGCACGCAGAATGGTGCAAGGCTTGGGTACAAACACTAAGTGATCTTCAACAATATGTACGTCAACATCACACAACAGGATTGGTCTGGGCAAAAACTGGCTCTGCACCGGCAGGCATACCACCACCTCCACCACCATGCATGCCTATTGGAGATGTGGCACCCATCAATATTGCTGATGATAGAAGTGCTCTTTTCGCAGAAATTAATCAAGGCGAAGCTATTACGAAAA ATTTAAAGAAAGTAACTTCTGAAATGCAGACACATAAAAACCCTTCACTAAGAACTGGTCCAGCACCATTTAAAGCGCCAATAGTCGATAATGCTATACCGTCGAAAACAGTACCACCTGCAAGTGCACCAATTGACAAACCACCAGTATTTACTAAAGATGGAAAGAAATGGCTTATA GAATACCACAAAGGAAATAAAGATTTGCTCGTTGAAAATGTAGAGATGAATAACGTCATCTATATGTTCCGTTGTCAAGATTGTACCTTAGTTATTAAAGGCAAAGTAAATTCCATTGTGATGGATTCATGTCGCAAATCATCTATTGTTTTTGACTCAGTTGTATCGAGTATCGAATTTGTCAACTGCCAAAGTGCCCAAATGCAg GTACTAGGAAAGGTACCCACCATCTCCATCGACAAGACCGATGGTTGCCAGATGTATTTGAGCTCGGAGTCGATGGACGTCGAATTAATCAGCAGCAAGTCCAGTGAGATGAATGTTATGGTGCCGAAAGGGAACGGAGATTAC GCTGAGTATCCTGTACCAGAGCAATTCAAGACCACGGTCAGTCCGAAGGGTCTCAACACGATCGCAGTCGACTCACTGGGCTAA